ACGCCAATGCGGCCAAGCTGCGTGACTCCCTCGCGCTCTTCGTCGGCCACGCGCAGAAGGTGAGCGGCCGTCGCGGCGCCAAGAAGGCGGCCGCCGCTGGTGGCACCACCCCGAAGGTCATGCGTGAGTGGGGCAAGGCCAACGGCTACACCGTCCCTGACCGCGGTCGCATTCCCGCCGAGGTCCGCACCGCCTTCGAGGCGGCCCACTGAGCTCGTCCGCGTCCTACGCGACCGGCTGCCGCGCCCCGTGGGGCGCGGCAGCCGTATTTGAGTGAGGGTCCGAGCGGCGTACTGACACCGGGAGGGGCTTGTTCGCTCTCAGCGCACGGATCGCATTGTGTTGTCGGGAACGCGTAGGCTGTCTGTGGGGTTGTTTCCCGTTGAGACCGCCCACATCGGACCCGTCCGGTGGGCGCCTTCGCCCCAGAATTCTTTAGGAGAGATGCGTACATGTTCGAGCGGTTCACTGACCGAGCCCGCCGGGTGGTCGTGCTGGCCCAGGAAGAGGCCCGCATGCTCTCCCACAACTACATCGGGACCGAGCACATCCTGCTCGGCCTCATCCACGAGGGCGAGGGCGTCGCGGCCAAGGCCCTGGAGTCCCTCGACATCTCGCTCGAGGCGGTGCGCAACCAGGTCGAGGAGATCATCGGCCAGGGTCAGCAGGCGCCGTCCGGGCACATCCCGTTCACCCCGCGCGCCAAGAAGGTGCTCGAGCTGTCCCTGCGCGAGGCGCTGCAGCTCGGCCACTCCTACATCGGCACCGAGCACATCCTGCTCGGCCTGATCCGTGAGGGCGAGGGCGTCGCCGCCCAGGTGCTGCAGAAGCTCGGCGCCGACCTCAACCGGGTGCGCCAGCAGGTCATCCAGCTGCTCTCGGGCTTCCAGGGCAAGGAGGGCCAGGGTGGCGCCTCCGGTGCGACCGCCACCGCCGGCACCACCTCGGCCGAGGCGCCTTCTTCGAGCCTCGTGCTCGACCAGTTCGGCCGCAACCTCACCCAGGACGCCCGCGACGGCAAGCTCGACCCGATCATCGGGCGCGAGAGCCAGATCGAGCGTGTGATGCAGGTGCTCTCGCGGCGTACGAAGAACAACCCGGTCCTCATCGGTGAGCCCGGCGTCGGCAAGACGTCGATCGTCGAGGGGCTCGCGCAGGACATCGTCAAGGGCACCGTGCCCGAGACGCTCAAGGACAAGCAGATCTACACGCTCGACCTGGGTGCGCTCGTCGCCGGCTCGCGCTACCGCGGTGACTTCGAGGAGCGCCTCAAGAAGGTGCTCAAGGAGATCAAGACCCGCGGCGACATCGTGCTGTTCATCGACGAGATCCACACCCTCGTCGGTGCGGGTGCGGCCGAGGGCGCCATCGACGCGGCCTCGATCCTCAAGCCGATGCTGGCTCGCGGTGAGCTGCAGACGATCGGCGCGACCACGCTCGACGAATACCGGAAGTACCTGGAGAAGGACGCCGCTCTCGAGCGCCGTTTCCAGCCGATCCAGGTGCCGGAGCCGGCCATCTCGGTCGCGATCGAGATGCTCAAGGGCATCCGTGACCGTTACGAGGCCCACCACCGGGTGACGATCACCGACGAGGCGCTCGTCTCCGCGGTGACGCTGGCCGACCGTTACATCTCCGACCGGTTCCTGCCCGACAAGGCCATCGATTTGATCGACGAGGCCGGCTCGCGGCTGCGCATCCGCCGGATGACCGCCCCCGCCGACCTGCGCGAGTACGACGACAAGATCGCCGACGTACGCCAGCGCAAGGAGGCGGCGATCGACGGCCAGGACTTCGAGGCTGCCGCCCGTCTGCGGGATGAGGAGAAGCAGCTCATCGCCAAGAAGGCCGAGCGTGAGAAGGCCTGGCGCGACGGCGACATGGACGAGGTCGCCGAGGTCGACGAGGAGCTGATCGCCGAGGTGCTCGCCGTGGCGACCGGCATCCCGATGGTGCAGGTCAACGAGGAAGAGTCCCAGCGTCTGCTGCGCATGGAGGACGAGCTCCACAAGCGCGTCATCGGTCAGGACGAGGCCGTCAAGGCGCTCTCCCGGGCGATCCGCCGCACGCGTGCGGGTCTGAAGGACCCCAAGCGCCCCGGTGGTTCGTTCATCTTCGCCGGTCCGTCCGGTGTCGGAAAGACGTGGCTGTCCAAGACGCTCGCCGAGTTCCTCTTCGGTGACGAAGAGGCGCTGATCCAGCTCGACATGTCGGAGTTCGGCGAGAAGCACACCGTCTCGCGGCTCTTCGGTTCGCCTCCGGGCTACGTCGGCTACGAAGAGGGTGGCCAGCTCACCGAGAAGGTGCGCCGCAAGCCGTTCTCCGTGGTGCTCTTCGACGAGGTCGAGAAGGCCCACCCGGACATCTTCAACTCGCTGCTGCAGATCCTGGAGGAAGGTCGCCTGACCGACTCGCAGGGCCGGGTGGTCGACTTCAAGAACACCGTCATCATCATGACCACCAACCTCGGCACGAGGGACATCGCGAAGTCGGTCAACCTGGGCTTCTCCCAGGCCAACGACGCCGCGGGCTCCTACGAGAAGATGAAGGCCAAGGTCACCGACGAGCTCAAGCAGCACTTCCGGCCTGAGTTCCTCAACCGTGTCGACGAAGTGATCGTGTTCCCGCCGCTCTCGCAGGACCAGATCATGTCGATGGTGGACAACATGATCTCGGCCGTCGAGGTTCGGCTCAAGGACCGCGACATGGGCATCGAGCTCACCACGCCCGCGAAGGAGCTGCTCGCCAAGCGCGGCTTCGACCCGGTGCTGGGTGCTCGTCCGCTGCGCCGCACGGTGCAGCGCGAGATCGAGGACATGCTCGCCGAGAAGATGCTCTACGGCGACATCGGCCCCGGCGAGATCGTGCTCGTCGGTGTCGACGGCGAGGGTCCAGAGGCGACCTTCACCTTCGAGGGCCAGAAGCGCTCGGCGATTCCCGACGTCCCCCCGCTGGAAGGCGCGAGCGTCTCTGACGCCGAGCTTCCCGACCAGGACGAGCCGGTGAACATCGAGAAGCCCAAGCCGGAATCCGACTGACCCAGAAGTGCCTTATCCACGCCGGGTGACCAGTGACTGGTCACCCGGCGTGGTCTATTTCCTGGTCTGATTCGGAAGCCGACTTCTTGGGGTCGGAATTCGACTTCTCGGGAGATTAGGGAAGAGCGAAGAAGTCGGGCTCGACTTCTGTGGCCAAGTTGTCTTTCAAGAGGCCGTTCAGGGCGCGCTCGCGTTGGGTGTTGTCCGACCAGACCGTGTCGAGCCGGCTGCGGTGCACGGGGGAGTCGGCGTCGCGGAGCACGGCCATCAACCGACCGCGGCACTGCCGGTCGGTGCCGGCCCAGGTCTGCACCTTTCGAGGCGGGCCGTCATAGGCGGGGTGACCGGCCGTGCGCCAGGCACAGAGATCGGCCACCGGACAGCGGCCGCACGCAGGGTTGCTCGCCGTGCACACGAGCGCGCCGAGCTCCATGACGGCGACCGACCAGGTCGCGGCGGTCGGCTCGTCGTCGGGCAGCACGCTCGCGGCCAGCTCGCGCTCGGCCTTGTTGACCGATTGCGCGGGGAACTCGACTCCGCTCAGCGTCCTGGCGAGCACGCGGCGTACGTTGGTGTCGAGGACGACGTGTCGCCTGCCGTAGGCGAAGGTGGCGATCGCGGCCGCGGTGTAGTCGCCGACGCCGGGGAGCGCGATCAGGTCGTCGTACGCCGCGGGCACCTCGCCCGCGTGACGCTCGAGGATCGCGGTGGCGGCCGCGTGCAGCCGCAGGGCGCGCCGCGGATAGCCGAGGCGGCCCCAGGCGCGTACGGACTCGCCGGTCGGCTCGGCGGCCAGGTCGGCGGGGGTGGGCCAGCGGTCGAGCCACGCCTCGTGGACGGGGAGGACCCGGCTGACCGGAGTCTGCTGAAGCATGAACTCGCTGACCATCACCGACCACGGGGTTGCGCTCGTCGAGCGCCACGGGAGGTCGCGTGCGTTGGCGTCGTACCAGTCGAGGACGGCGTCGTGGAGATCCATCACACACCGATTGTGCCGTGCGACAGGTATGGCCCCGGAGTGGCACCCCGCATCCCGAAGATCTGGTCATTACCGTGTCACCCATGGCGCGCACGACACGGACCCGAGGACGGCAACGGGCCTCGGTGTATTGGCGCCGGCGGGTGGCTGTGCTCGCGATCGTCCTGCTTCTCATCGTCGGGATCTCGCGGCTCTTCGTCGGTGGGTCCGACGAGCCCGACGACACCGCGTCGCAGGTTGCCGACAAGCCCGCGGCGACCGTGACGGTCACTCCGACGCCGGATGCCGACCCGTCGAAGCAGGCCGGCGACGCCACGGGTGGCAAGCCCGAGAAGCCCGGAAAGCCCGAGAAGTCCACGAGCTCGGCGCCGCCCGAGCCCACCGGCGAGTGCTCGCCCTCCGACGTGATCCTCAAGCCCGCTGTCACCAACGGCTATGCGGAGGACAACGTCACCATCCCGCTCGAGGTGCGCACGGCGAAGGCCGCCGCCTGCATCTGGAAGGTGTCCGACGACGCCCTGCAGGTGCGGATCTCGCAGAAGGGCGGTGACCTGGTCTGGTCGACGGTCGCCTGCCCCAAGGCGGTGCCGACCAAGGACATCGTCCTCCGCCGCGACACCGTCACCACGCTTCCCCTGACCTGGAGCGGCCGCCGCATCGTCGCCGACGAGTGCACCGGCCACGGCCCGTGGGTGAAGCCCAACTTCTTCGTGATCGTCGCCTCCGCCCTCGGCGGCGAACCCTCCTCCGCCACCTTCGGCCTCTACAAGCCCGGCAGCACCCTGCCGCGTACCGAGCCCGACACCCCCGCCAACTGACACACCCTCCCTGCCGAGAAGTCACCCCTGCAGGCCGAGAGGTCACGTGTGCAGGTCGAAGCGTCACTTCTGCAGGTCGAGTGGGCACGTAGATGCCCACTCGACCTGCAGAAACGACCTCTCGCCCTGCAGGAGTGACTCTTCGGCGTGCGGGAGTGACCTCTCGCCCTGCAGGAGTGACTCTTCGGCGTGCGGGAGTGACCTCTCACCCTGCAGGAGTGACTTCTCGGCGGAGGGTCAGACGTAGCGTTCGAGGATGGTGGATTCGGCGAGGCGGGAGAGGCCTTCGCGTACGGAGCGGGCGCGGAGCTCGCCGACGCCTTCGACGGCCTGGAGGTCGTCGACGCTGGCGGAGAGGAGCTTCTGGAGGGTGCCGAAGTGGTCGACGAGGCGGTCGACGACGGCGGGTGGCAGCCGCGGCACCTTGGCGAGGAGGCGGTAGCCGCGCGGGGCGACGGCGCCGTCGAGAGCCTCGGAGGTGGTCAGGCCCAGCACGCGGGCGGTGGCGGCGGGGTCGACGAGCTCGGCGGAGTTGAGCGCCTCGAGCTCGGCGAGCAGCTCCTCGGGCGACCGCGCGCGGCGGCCGCGGGGGAGGTAGTCGCGGATGACCATCTCGCGCTCCGCGTCGACGCCGGTGATGAGCTCCTCCAGTTGGAGGGAGAGCAACCGGCCGTCGGTGCCGAGCTCGAGGACGTAGTCCTCTATCTCGCGGGCGATGCGGGTCACCATCTCGAGGCGTTGCGCCACGACGGCGACGTCGCGCACGGTCACCAGGTCTTCGATCTCGAGCGCCGAGAGGGTCGAGGCGACCTCGTCGAGGCGCAGCTTGTAGCGCTCCAGCGTCGCCAGCGCCTGGTTGGCGCGAGAGAGGATCTGCCCGGAGTCTTCGAGGACGTGGCGGGTCTGACCGACGTACGCCGCGATGATCTGCATCGACTGGGACACCGAGATCACCGGCTGGCCGGTCTGCTTGGCGACCCGGTCGGCGGTGCGGTGCCGGGTGCCGGTCTCGGTCGAGGGGATCGTGTGGTCGGGCATCAGGTGGACGGCGGCCTGCACGATGCGGCTGAGGGAGTCGTCGACGATGATCGCCCCGTCCATCTTGGCGAGCTCACGCAGGCCGGTGGAGGTGAAGGGCACGTCGAGGGTGAACCCGCCGGTCGATATCGCATCGACCATCGGGTCGAAACCGAGCACGATCAGCGCGCCGGTGCGGCCACGAAGAATGCGCTCGAGTCCGTCGCGCAGCGGTGTCCCGGGCGCGATCAGTGCGAGCACTTCGCGCAGTCGGATGGAGTCCGCGGTGCGGTCGGCGGCCACGAGATTCCTTTCGGGGTGGGATGTGCTGATTCTAACCGTGAACCCAACCGTAACGCCGAGAATGAGCGACCACGAGTCACCAAGTCGATCACACCAAGCGGAGGAATTCCAACGCCGAAGTGATGCTGTGCACCTCAAAGACACGCATACCGTCGACATTGCGCTCGTTGGGGCGCGGAGGCACCGGCGTGCCCGGATCGGCCGGGACGACCGCAACCGTGAATCCCAGCCGCGCAGCCTCGGAGAGCCGCTGGTCGAGGTCGCGCACCCGGCGCAGCTCTCCGGCCAGGCCGATCTCGCCGAGCGCCACCACGCCCCGCGGCGTGGGTGTGCCGGTGTGGCTCGATGCGACCGACAGCGCCGTGGCCAGGTCGGCGGCGGGGTCGCTGATCCGTGCCCCGCCGACGGTCGAGGCGAACACGTCGCGGCCCGAGAGCGTGACCTTCGCGTGGCGCTGCAGCACGGCCAGGATCATCGCCAGCCGGGAGCCGTCCAACCCCGAGGTCGTACGCTTCGCCCGCTCCTCCGCGCCCAGCACGGTCAGCGCCTGGATCTCCGCGAGCAGGGGGCGGCGGCCCTCCATCGTCACGGTCACGCAGGTGCCGGGCACCGAGACATGGTGGGTCTCCACGAAGAGCCCGGACGGGTCGGTGACCGCCACGATGCCCTCGGAGGACAGGTCGAAGCAGCCCACCTCGTCGACCGGGCCGAAGCGGTTCTTCATCGCCCGCACCATCCGGAACCGGGAGTCGCGCGCGCCCTCGAAGTGGAGGACGACGTCGACCAGGTGCTCCAGCACCCGCGGCCCGGCGATCGCTCCGTCCTTGGTCACGTGGCCGACCACGACGACGGTGATGTTGCGGGTCTTGGCCACCCGGATCAGCGCGGCCGCGACCTCGCGCACCTGGGTCACCCCGCCCGGGATGCCCTCGATGCCGGAGGCCCCGATGGTCTGCACGGAGTCGACCACGATCAGCTCGGGCCGGCTCTCCTCGATGTGGGTGAGCACCGCACCGAGGTCGGTCTCGGCAGCGAGATAGAGCTCGTCCTGGATCGCGCTGGTGCGGTCGGCGCGCAGCCGCACCTGGGAGGCCGACTCCTCGCCGGTCACATAGAGCGCCCGACGCCCGTAACGAGCCGTCTGCGCCGCCACCTCGAGGAGGAGCGTCGACTTCCCCACGCCCGGCTCGCCGGCGAGCAGGATGGCCGCGCCCGGCACCAGCCCGCCGCCGAGCACCCGGTCGAGCTCGGGCACCCCGCTGGTGCGTCGCTCGGACTCGGAGACCGAGACGGTGCCGATCGGCACCGCGGCGGAGGAGACGGGGGCCGTCGGCGTACGTCCGACCGGGGCCGCCGCCTCGGCGACCGATCCCCAGGCCTGGCACTCGCCGCAGCGGCCGACCCACTTCATCGTCTCCCAGCCGCACTCCGAGCAGCGGTAGGTGGCGCGTTTGGACGAGCGTGCGGAAGCCATGACCAGCAACCTAGAGCACAGCACCGACATCGGATCCGACCGAGACCCACGCCACCACTTCTGGACCGTGAGCGCTGCCCGGGTTCACCCTTCGTTACGATGTCTTGGAACGATCCAGAGTTCTCACACGGCACCTAGGGAGGCAGAGCGTGGTGATGCCGCGTTCGGGTGGTCATATCTCGGCCGCCCCGCCGACCCTCGCCGACGTCGCCGAGCTCGCCGGAGTCTCGAGGCAGACGGTCTCCAACGCCGTCAACAACCCCGATCTGCTGCGCGCCGACACCCTGGCCAGGGTGCAGGAGGCGATCGACAAGCTCGGCTACCAGCCCAACCGCGCCGCCCGCAGCCTGCGCACCCGAGCGAGTCACCTGATCGGCCTGCGGATGCCTGCCCTCCAGGAGGGCACCGCCAACGCGATGATGGACCGTTTCGTCCACACCTTCGTCGAGGCAGCGGCCGAGACCGGCTATCACGTGCTCCTCTTCTACGGTGACCCCGAAGACCCCCTCGACGGCTACGACGAGCTGCTCCGCTCGACCGCGGTCGACGCCTTCGTCGTGACCGACACCCACCTCGGCGGTCAGCAGACCACCTGGCTGCAGTCGCGCCGTGCTCGCTTCGTCTCCTTCGGGCGACCCTGGACCCAGCCCGACGCCAAGCATCCCTGGGTCGACGTCGACCTCGCCTACGGCGCCGAGATCGCCACCGAGCACCTCATCGAGCGCGGCCACTCCAAGATCGCCTGGATCGGCTGGCACAAGGACTCGCTCCTGGGCGAGGAGCGGCGCAGCGGCTGGATCCACGCGATGCACACCCACGGCCTCTCGACCACCGGCCTGGCCTCGCGTACGGAGGACTCGATCAGCTCCGGCAAGGCCGCCGCCGACGCGATCCTCGACGAGACCAAGCCCACCGCGCTCGTCTGCGCCTCCGACACGCTCGCGATGGGCGTGCTCCATTCGCTCTTCGAAAGAAGACTCCGCCTCGGCGAGGACATCGCCGTGGTCGGCTTCGACGACTCCCAGGTCGCGCAGACGGTGCCGCCGGGCATCACGTCCGTACGCCCGCCGCTCGAGGAGGCCGCCCGCGAGCTGGTCAAGGCGCTCGAGGAGCTGCTCGCCACCCCGTCCTACGCCGCGCCCGGTGTGATGCTCAAACCCGTTCTGACCGTCCGAGGGTCTTCATAGTTCACGGGTTCCGCGCGACGATGGCTTCATGGGAACTGAATCCATCGTCGTCATCGGTGCTGGTCTCGCGGCTGCCAGTGCCATCGAGGCCCTTCGTGACGAGGGGTACGCCGGCCGCCTGACCCTGGTGGGCAAGGAGCCCGAGCTTCCGTACGAGCGACCGCAGCTCTCCAAGGAGTTCCTCGCCGGTGACAAGGAGTTCGAGCCCTCCCACGACGAGGCGTGGTACGCCGAGAAGGACGTCACCGTGCTGACCGGCACCACGGCGACCGCGATCGACCTGGACAACGGCTCGGTCGCGCTCGACACGGGGGAGACGGTGCCGTTCGGCCAGCTGCTGCTGGCCACCGGCGCGGCGCCGAAGACCCCGCCGATCCCCGGCGTCGAGACCGCGATGACGCTCCGCACCGTCGACGACGCCCGCCGGCTCAAGGACGCGGTCTCGTCCGGCACCCGGGTCGTCACGATCGGCGGCGGCTGGATCGGTCTCGAGGTCGCCGCCTCCGTGACGGCGCTCGGCGCCCAAGCGGTCGTGGTGGAGGCCGCGGCCCAGCCGCTCCTGGGTGCGCTCGGTCCGGTGCTCGGCAAGCACGTCGCCGACCTGCACGCTCGTCACGGCGTCGAGGTCCACACCGAGACGACCGTGGAAGCGATCGAGCCCGGAGTCGTACGCACCAGCGCCGGCGAGATCCCCGCCGACATCGTGCTCGTCGCCGTCGGAGCGGCACCGGCCGTCGACCTGGCCGAGGCGGCCGGCCTCGAGGTCGGCGACGGCATCGTGGTCGACGAGCGGCTGCGTACGTCTGATCCTCGTGTTTTCGCCGCGGGCGACGTCGCGCTCGCGAAGCACACCACGCTCGGCCCGCTGCGCGTCGAGCACTGGGACAACGCGCTCAAGCAGGGCCGACTGGCGGCGCGCTCGATGCTCGGCAAGGACGGCGTCTACGACTGGCAGCCCTACTTCTTCACCGACCAGTTCGAGTTCTCGATGGAGTACGTCGGCCGCTCCACCCCCGAGGACGAGGCGGTGCTCCGCGGCAACGTCGACGGCGACGAGTTCATCGCCTACTGGCAGCGCGGCCGCACCGTCACCGCCGGCATGAACGTCGGCATCTGGGACGTCAACGACAAGCTCCGCGAGCTGGTCGGCACCGACGCCGACCCCGACCAGCTCACCGATACCCCCTGAGCCGAGTCGGCTCGTCCTGACCGAGATCCCCGCCGAGTCGGCTCGTTATAACGAGCCGACTCGACGTTGTTTCACGTCAGAACGAGCCGACTCGACGGGTCAGAAGCAGCTCGGCGCGTTGTGGTAGACGCTCGACTGGATGCCGGCGTGGATGTGGTCGTTGTGGCCGGGGTAGCCCGGCCCGAGCACCTGCGGGAACGACTGCCGCGAGGCACGGCCGATGCTGCACAGCGACGTGGCCCCGTCGCCGGGCACGAGATCCATCGCGCGACCGTAGAGGTGGTTGCTGTTGGTGGCACCGCCGACCTGGTCGTTGCAGGCCTTCGACCGGTAGGCCGAGGTGACCCTCAGCGGGTGGTCACCGAGCCGGTGCCGGATCGCCTCGGCGCGCCACATCGCCTGCATCAGGTTGGCCTTGACCTGGGCGACCGTGCCGGAGATCGGGGCCGGCCAACCTCCGTAGCAGACGTCGTCGACCTCGTTCCAGGCGAAGTGGACCGGGGTGCAGTCGTCATCCTGGAGCGCGTAGATCTTGGAGAACGTGTT
The sequence above is drawn from the Nocardioides albertanoniae genome and encodes:
- the disA gene encoding DNA integrity scanning diadenylate cyclase DisA is translated as MAADRTADSIRLREVLALIAPGTPLRDGLERILRGRTGALIVLGFDPMVDAISTGGFTLDVPFTSTGLRELAKMDGAIIVDDSLSRIVQAAVHLMPDHTIPSTETGTRHRTADRVAKQTGQPVISVSQSMQIIAAYVGQTRHVLEDSGQILSRANQALATLERYKLRLDEVASTLSALEIEDLVTVRDVAVVAQRLEMVTRIAREIEDYVLELGTDGRLLSLQLEELITGVDAEREMVIRDYLPRGRRARSPEELLAELEALNSAELVDPAATARVLGLTTSEALDGAVAPRGYRLLAKVPRLPPAVVDRLVDHFGTLQKLLSASVDDLQAVEGVGELRARSVREGLSRLAESTILERYV
- a CDS encoding LacI family DNA-binding transcriptional regulator; its protein translation is MPRSGGHISAAPPTLADVAELAGVSRQTVSNAVNNPDLLRADTLARVQEAIDKLGYQPNRAARSLRTRASHLIGLRMPALQEGTANAMMDRFVHTFVEAAAETGYHVLLFYGDPEDPLDGYDELLRSTAVDAFVVTDTHLGGQQTTWLQSRRARFVSFGRPWTQPDAKHPWVDVDLAYGAEIATEHLIERGHSKIAWIGWHKDSLLGEERRSGWIHAMHTHGLSTTGLASRTEDSISSGKAAADAILDETKPTALVCASDTLAMGVLHSLFERRLRLGEDIAVVGFDDSQVAQTVPPGITSVRPPLEEAARELVKALEELLATPSYAAPGVMLKPVLTVRGSS
- the radA gene encoding DNA repair protein RadA is translated as MASARSSKRATYRCSECGWETMKWVGRCGECQAWGSVAEAAAPVGRTPTAPVSSAAVPIGTVSVSESERRTSGVPELDRVLGGGLVPGAAILLAGEPGVGKSTLLLEVAAQTARYGRRALYVTGEESASQVRLRADRTSAIQDELYLAAETDLGAVLTHIEESRPELIVVDSVQTIGASGIEGIPGGVTQVREVAAALIRVAKTRNITVVVVGHVTKDGAIAGPRVLEHLVDVVLHFEGARDSRFRMVRAMKNRFGPVDEVGCFDLSSEGIVAVTDPSGLFVETHHVSVPGTCVTVTMEGRRPLLAEIQALTVLGAEERAKRTTSGLDGSRLAMILAVLQRHAKVTLSGRDVFASTVGGARISDPAADLATALSVASSHTGTPTPRGVVALGEIGLAGELRRVRDLDQRLSEAARLGFTVAVVPADPGTPVPPRPNERNVDGMRVFEVHSITSALEFLRLV
- a CDS encoding ATP-dependent Clp protease ATP-binding subunit; this translates as MFERFTDRARRVVVLAQEEARMLSHNYIGTEHILLGLIHEGEGVAAKALESLDISLEAVRNQVEEIIGQGQQAPSGHIPFTPRAKKVLELSLREALQLGHSYIGTEHILLGLIREGEGVAAQVLQKLGADLNRVRQQVIQLLSGFQGKEGQGGASGATATAGTTSAEAPSSSLVLDQFGRNLTQDARDGKLDPIIGRESQIERVMQVLSRRTKNNPVLIGEPGVGKTSIVEGLAQDIVKGTVPETLKDKQIYTLDLGALVAGSRYRGDFEERLKKVLKEIKTRGDIVLFIDEIHTLVGAGAAEGAIDAASILKPMLARGELQTIGATTLDEYRKYLEKDAALERRFQPIQVPEPAISVAIEMLKGIRDRYEAHHRVTITDEALVSAVTLADRYISDRFLPDKAIDLIDEAGSRLRIRRMTAPADLREYDDKIADVRQRKEAAIDGQDFEAAARLRDEEKQLIAKKAEREKAWRDGDMDEVAEVDEELIAEVLAVATGIPMVQVNEEESQRLLRMEDELHKRVIGQDEAVKALSRAIRRTRAGLKDPKRPGGSFIFAGPSGVGKTWLSKTLAEFLFGDEEALIQLDMSEFGEKHTVSRLFGSPPGYVGYEEGGQLTEKVRRKPFSVVLFDEVEKAHPDIFNSLLQILEEGRLTDSQGRVVDFKNTVIIMTTNLGTRDIAKSVNLGFSQANDAAGSYEKMKAKVTDELKQHFRPEFLNRVDEVIVFPPLSQDQIMSMVDNMISAVEVRLKDRDMGIELTTPAKELLAKRGFDPVLGARPLRRTVQREIEDMLAEKMLYGDIGPGEIVLVGVDGEGPEATFTFEGQKRSAIPDVPPLEGASVSDAELPDQDEPVNIEKPKPESD
- a CDS encoding NAD(P)/FAD-dependent oxidoreductase — encoded protein: MGTESIVVIGAGLAAASAIEALRDEGYAGRLTLVGKEPELPYERPQLSKEFLAGDKEFEPSHDEAWYAEKDVTVLTGTTATAIDLDNGSVALDTGETVPFGQLLLATGAAPKTPPIPGVETAMTLRTVDDARRLKDAVSSGTRVVTIGGGWIGLEVAASVTALGAQAVVVEAAAQPLLGALGPVLGKHVADLHARHGVEVHTETTVEAIEPGVVRTSAGEIPADIVLVAVGAAPAVDLAEAAGLEVGDGIVVDERLRTSDPRVFAAGDVALAKHTTLGPLRVEHWDNALKQGRLAARSMLGKDGVYDWQPYFFTDQFEFSMEYVGRSTPEDEAVLRGNVDGDEFIAYWQRGRTVTAGMNVGIWDVNDKLRELVGTDADPDQLTDTP
- a CDS encoding A/G-specific adenine glycosylase, yielding MDLHDAVLDWYDANARDLPWRSTSATPWSVMVSEFMLQQTPVSRVLPVHEAWLDRWPTPADLAAEPTGESVRAWGRLGYPRRALRLHAAATAILERHAGEVPAAYDDLIALPGVGDYTAAAIATFAYGRRHVVLDTNVRRVLARTLSGVEFPAQSVNKAERELAASVLPDDEPTAATWSVAVMELGALVCTASNPACGRCPVADLCAWRTAGHPAYDGPPRKVQTWAGTDRQCRGRLMAVLRDADSPVHRSRLDTVWSDNTQRERALNGLLKDNLATEVEPDFFALP
- a CDS encoding histone-like nucleoid-structuring protein Lsr2, with translation MAKKVQIILEDDIDGSEATETVSFALDGTTYEIDLNDANAAKLRDSLALFVGHAQKVSGRRGAKKAAAAGGTTPKVMREWGKANGYTVPDRGRIPAEVRTAFEAAH
- a CDS encoding D-Ala-D-Ala carboxypeptidase family metallohydrolase, translated to MRLTPRPGRRLGTVIGTLLVTLATSLVAITSTAAPAQADACYTWDGTLRQGSTGAGVTQLQIRVAGWAASGTVFTIDGSYGPATTTAVRNFQAAYGLGADGVAGPNTFSKIYALQDDDCTPVHFAWNEVDDVCYGGWPAPISGTVAQVKANLMQAMWRAEAIRHRLGDHPLRVTSAYRSKACNDQVGGATNSNHLYGRAMDLVPGDGATSLCSIGRASRQSFPQVLGPGYPGHNDHIHAGIQSSVYHNAPSCF